A DNA window from Borrelia sp. HM contains the following coding sequences:
- the murA gene encoding UDP-N-acetylglucosamine 1-carboxyvinyltransferase, whose amino-acid sequence MYSYIVDGGFKIGGIIKASGNKNAALPCITAALLTDEEVILENIPNIKDVEVILDILKDLGAWISREGDVVKIKVLNVVKTNIDSSLADLIRASILFLGPMLARCGRVNIAPPGGDVIGKRRLDTHFYGLCKLGARLINNEHIVLEIDKLIGAEMFLDEASVTATENIVMAAVLAIGDTVIMNAACEPHVQDLCNMLNSMGADISGIGSNMLRIRGVKKLGGTRFRIGADFMQVGSLISLSALTGGELEIKKADPKNFVLIKHVYSKLGINFEYDNDNIYVKEKQDLKVKLDFGGHIPKIDDGPWPAFPTDLMSIMIVTATQVQGTVLIFEKMFESRMFFVDKLIKMGAQIVLCDSHRAVVTGKTILKGSNVSSPDVRAGMSLLIAALCAKGESRIQNIYQIERGYEDVVDKLSCLGARIRKVLEK is encoded by the coding sequence ATGTATAGCTATATTGTGGACGGTGGTTTTAAAATAGGTGGAATAATAAAAGCTAGTGGCAATAAAAATGCAGCTTTGCCTTGTATTACTGCTGCTTTACTTACAGATGAAGAAGTGATTTTAGAAAATATTCCAAATATTAAAGATGTAGAAGTTATTTTGGATATTTTAAAGGATCTTGGGGCTTGGATATCACGCGAGGGTGATGTTGTTAAAATTAAAGTTTTAAATGTTGTTAAAACTAATATAGATTCTTCTTTGGCAGATTTAATTAGGGCTTCAATTTTGTTTTTAGGTCCTATGCTTGCTAGGTGTGGTAGGGTCAATATTGCTCCTCCTGGTGGAGATGTTATTGGAAAAAGGCGTCTTGATACTCATTTTTATGGACTTTGTAAGCTTGGTGCTAGATTAATAAATAATGAACATATTGTTTTAGAGATCGATAAGTTGATTGGTGCTGAAATGTTTTTAGATGAGGCATCAGTTACTGCTACTGAGAATATTGTAATGGCTGCTGTTCTTGCTATTGGTGATACAGTAATAATGAATGCTGCATGTGAACCACATGTACAAGATTTGTGCAATATGTTGAATTCTATGGGTGCTGATATATCTGGTATTGGTTCTAATATGCTTAGAATAAGAGGTGTAAAAAAGTTAGGTGGAACTAGATTTCGTATAGGAGCTGATTTTATGCAGGTAGGATCTTTAATTAGTCTTTCTGCGTTAACAGGAGGTGAGCTTGAGATTAAAAAGGCCGATCCCAAAAATTTTGTTTTAATCAAGCATGTATATTCAAAACTTGGTATTAATTTTGAGTATGATAATGACAACATATATGTTAAGGAAAAACAAGATTTGAAGGTAAAGTTAGATTTTGGAGGGCATATCCCTAAAATTGATGATGGGCCGTGGCCAGCTTTCCCAACAGACCTTATGAGTATAATGATAGTAACTGCTACTCAGGTTCAAGGAACTGTTCTTATTTTTGAGAAAATGTTTGAATCTAGGATGTTTTTTGTAGATAAACTTATTAAAATGGGTGCTCAGATTGTTCTTTGTGATTCTCATCGTGCTGTAGTTACAGGAAAAACTATCCTTAAAGGAAGTAATGTGTCTTCTCCTGATGTTAGAGCTGGTATGTCTTTGCTTATTGCAGCTCTTTGTGCTAAGGGCGAGAGTCGTATTCAAAATATTTATCAGATTGAAAGAGGATATGAAGATGTTGTTGATAAATTAAGTTGTTTGGGAGCAAGGATTAGAAAAGTGTTAGAAAAGTAG